A genomic stretch from Malus domestica chromosome 15, GDT2T_hap1 includes:
- the LOC103416160 gene encoding chromatin assembly factor 1 subunit FAS2-like isoform X8, whose translation MKGGNVQINWHDNKPVLTLDCHPIPGTLATGGADLDIKMYFNQNVRFCLELFRPYVCCMNPMFMTGFSRVRFHHKDVLDILWSIDGAYLISGSVDNSCIIWDVIKGSVHQILDSHCHYVQAMAWDPLVNYVASLSSDRTCHIYVKKPQSKGTGAEKANYVSEHVILKAEHPLSDDSKFVKNHLFLDETLPSFFRRLAWSPHGSFLLVPAAPWCLQTCYSSSFPPFAFQPSGVKSTYTHWLHWCSANCYLCWFSLCSHNRHCMVTRRSLSSIVFPRWLLHSS comes from the exons atgaaAGGAGGGAATGTTCAGATCAACTGGCACGACAACAAGCCGGTCCTAACCCTAGATTGCCACCCGATTCCCGGCACTCTCGCCACTGGAGGCGCTGATTTAGACATCAAG ATGTATTTCAATCAAAATGTCAGATTCTGTTTAGAGCTTTTCAGGCCATATGTTTGTTGCATGAATCCTATGTTCATGACTGGCTTTTCTCGAGTTAGATTTCACCACAAGGATGTGCTCGATATCCTGTGGTCCATTGATGGTGCATATCTCATCTCTGGGTCAGTGGATAATTCTTGCATCATATGGGATGTGATCAAAG GTTCTGTCCATCAGATTCTGGATTCCCATTGCCATTATGTTCAAGCTATGGCATGGGACCCATTGGTCAACTACGTTGCTTCCCTTAGTTCTGATAGGACTTGTCACATTTATGTCAAGAAACCTCAATCAAAAGGGACAGGTGCTGAGAAGGCAAATTATGTTTCTGAGCATGTTATTTTGAAGGCTGAACATCCACTTTCGGATGATTCTAAG TTTGTAAAAAACCATCTCTTTCTTGATGAGACATTGCCATCTTTCTTTCGAAGATTAGCATGGTCACCTCATGGATCTTTTCTGCTTGTTCCAGCAG CTCCCTGGTGCCTGCAAACCTGTTATAGCAGTTCGTTTCCACCCTTTGCTTTTCAGCCTTCGGGGGTCAAATCAACGTACACACACTGGTTACATT GGTGTTCCGCCAATTGCTATCTTTGCTGGTTTTCACTATGTAGCCATAACAGACATTGCATG GTCACCCGACGCTCATTGTCTAGCATTGTCTTCCCAAGATGGTTACTGCACTCTAGTTGA
- the LOC103416160 gene encoding chromatin assembly factor 1 subunit FAS2-like isoform X1, with the protein MKGGNVQINWHDNKPVLTLDCHPIPGTLATGGADLDIKMYFNQNVRFCLELFRPYVCCMNPMFMTGFSRVRFHHKDVLDILWSIDGAYLISGSVDNSCIIWDVIKGSVHQILDSHCHYVQAMAWDPLVNYVASLSSDRTCHIYVKKPQSKGTGAEKANYVSEHVILKAEHPLSDDSKFVKNHLFLDETLPSFFRRLAWSPHGSFLLVPAAPWCLQTCYSSSFPPFAFQPSGVKSTYTHWLHWCSANCYLCWFSLCSHNRHCMKKRKLRVTRREAQFTSQRTWSMKLRKMIVLLRRQKTYRQKLWQLIILLQQTVENQKQNGINSQKQK; encoded by the exons atgaaAGGAGGGAATGTTCAGATCAACTGGCACGACAACAAGCCGGTCCTAACCCTAGATTGCCACCCGATTCCCGGCACTCTCGCCACTGGAGGCGCTGATTTAGACATCAAG ATGTATTTCAATCAAAATGTCAGATTCTGTTTAGAGCTTTTCAGGCCATATGTTTGTTGCATGAATCCTATGTTCATGACTGGCTTTTCTCGAGTTAGATTTCACCACAAGGATGTGCTCGATATCCTGTGGTCCATTGATGGTGCATATCTCATCTCTGGGTCAGTGGATAATTCTTGCATCATATGGGATGTGATCAAAG GTTCTGTCCATCAGATTCTGGATTCCCATTGCCATTATGTTCAAGCTATGGCATGGGACCCATTGGTCAACTACGTTGCTTCCCTTAGTTCTGATAGGACTTGTCACATTTATGTCAAGAAACCTCAATCAAAAGGGACAGGTGCTGAGAAGGCAAATTATGTTTCTGAGCATGTTATTTTGAAGGCTGAACATCCACTTTCGGATGATTCTAAG TTTGTAAAAAACCATCTCTTTCTTGATGAGACATTGCCATCTTTCTTTCGAAGATTAGCATGGTCACCTCATGGATCTTTTCTGCTTGTTCCAGCAG CTCCCTGGTGCCTGCAAACCTGTTATAGCAGTTCGTTTCCACCCTTTGCTTTTCAGCCTTCGGGGGTCAAATCAACGTACACACACTGGTTACATT GGTGTTCCGCCAATTGCTATCTTTGCTGGTTTTCACTATGTAGCCATAACAGACATTGCATG aagaaaagaaagttgCGGGTGACAAGAAGAGAAGCCCAGTTCACAAGCCAGAGGACATGGTCAATGAAGCTACGAAAAATGATAGTCCTGTTGAGAAGGCAGAAAACGTACCGACAGAAGCTATGGCAGCTAATAATCTTATTACAACAGACAGTGGAAAATCAAAAGCAGAATGGAATCAACTCACAGAAGCAgaaatga
- the LOC103416160 gene encoding chromatin assembly factor 1 subunit FAS2-like isoform X3 — protein sequence MKGGNVQINWHDNKPVLTLDCHPIPGTLATGGADLDIKMYFNQNVRFCLELFRPYVCCMNPMFMTGFSRVRFHHKDVLDILWSIDGAYLISGSVDNSCIIWDVIKGSVHQILDSHCHYVQAMAWDPLVNYVASLSSDRTCHIYVKKPQSKGTGAEKANYVSEHVILKAEHPLSDDSKFVKNHLFLDETLPSFFRRLAWSPHGSFLLVPAGCSANCYLCWFSLCSHNRHCMKKRKLRVTRREAQFTSQRTWSMKLRKMIVLLRRQKTYRQKLWQLIILLQQTVENQKQNGINSQKQK from the exons atgaaAGGAGGGAATGTTCAGATCAACTGGCACGACAACAAGCCGGTCCTAACCCTAGATTGCCACCCGATTCCCGGCACTCTCGCCACTGGAGGCGCTGATTTAGACATCAAG ATGTATTTCAATCAAAATGTCAGATTCTGTTTAGAGCTTTTCAGGCCATATGTTTGTTGCATGAATCCTATGTTCATGACTGGCTTTTCTCGAGTTAGATTTCACCACAAGGATGTGCTCGATATCCTGTGGTCCATTGATGGTGCATATCTCATCTCTGGGTCAGTGGATAATTCTTGCATCATATGGGATGTGATCAAAG GTTCTGTCCATCAGATTCTGGATTCCCATTGCCATTATGTTCAAGCTATGGCATGGGACCCATTGGTCAACTACGTTGCTTCCCTTAGTTCTGATAGGACTTGTCACATTTATGTCAAGAAACCTCAATCAAAAGGGACAGGTGCTGAGAAGGCAAATTATGTTTCTGAGCATGTTATTTTGAAGGCTGAACATCCACTTTCGGATGATTCTAAG TTTGTAAAAAACCATCTCTTTCTTGATGAGACATTGCCATCTTTCTTTCGAAGATTAGCATGGTCACCTCATGGATCTTTTCTGCTTGTTCCAGCAG GGTGTTCCGCCAATTGCTATCTTTGCTGGTTTTCACTATGTAGCCATAACAGACATTGCATG aagaaaagaaagttgCGGGTGACAAGAAGAGAAGCCCAGTTCACAAGCCAGAGGACATGGTCAATGAAGCTACGAAAAATGATAGTCCTGTTGAGAAGGCAGAAAACGTACCGACAGAAGCTATGGCAGCTAATAATCTTATTACAACAGACAGTGGAAAATCAAAAGCAGAATGGAATCAACTCACAGAAGCAgaaatga
- the LOC103416160 gene encoding chromatin assembly factor 1 subunit FAS2-like isoform X9, which yields MKGGNVQINWHDNKPVLTLDCHPIPGTLATGGADLDIKMYFNQNVRFCLELFRPYVCCMNPMFMTGFSRVRFHHKDVLDILWSIDGAYLISGSVDNSCIIWDVIKGSVHQILDSHCHYVQAMAWDPLVNYVASLSSDRTCHIYVKKPQSKGTGAEKANYVSEHVILKAEHPLSDDSKFVKNHLFLDETLPSFFRRLAWSPHGSFLLVPAGCSANCYLCWFSLCSHNRHCMVTRRSLSSIVFPRWLLHSS from the exons atgaaAGGAGGGAATGTTCAGATCAACTGGCACGACAACAAGCCGGTCCTAACCCTAGATTGCCACCCGATTCCCGGCACTCTCGCCACTGGAGGCGCTGATTTAGACATCAAG ATGTATTTCAATCAAAATGTCAGATTCTGTTTAGAGCTTTTCAGGCCATATGTTTGTTGCATGAATCCTATGTTCATGACTGGCTTTTCTCGAGTTAGATTTCACCACAAGGATGTGCTCGATATCCTGTGGTCCATTGATGGTGCATATCTCATCTCTGGGTCAGTGGATAATTCTTGCATCATATGGGATGTGATCAAAG GTTCTGTCCATCAGATTCTGGATTCCCATTGCCATTATGTTCAAGCTATGGCATGGGACCCATTGGTCAACTACGTTGCTTCCCTTAGTTCTGATAGGACTTGTCACATTTATGTCAAGAAACCTCAATCAAAAGGGACAGGTGCTGAGAAGGCAAATTATGTTTCTGAGCATGTTATTTTGAAGGCTGAACATCCACTTTCGGATGATTCTAAG TTTGTAAAAAACCATCTCTTTCTTGATGAGACATTGCCATCTTTCTTTCGAAGATTAGCATGGTCACCTCATGGATCTTTTCTGCTTGTTCCAGCAG GGTGTTCCGCCAATTGCTATCTTTGCTGGTTTTCACTATGTAGCCATAACAGACATTGCATG GTCACCCGACGCTCATTGTCTAGCATTGTCTTCCCAAGATGGTTACTGCACTCTAGTTGA
- the LOC103416160 gene encoding chromatin assembly factor 1 subunit FAS2-like isoform X2 codes for MKGGNVQINWHDNKPVLTLDCHPIPGTLATGGADLDIKMYFNQNVRFCLELFRPYVCCMNPMFMTGFSRVRFHHKDVLDILWSIDGAYLISGSVDNSCIIWDVIKGSVHQILDSHCHYVQAMAWDPLVNYVASLSSDRTCHIYVKKPQSKGTGAEKANYVSEHVILKAEHPLSDDSKFVKNHLFLDETLPSFFRRLAWSPHGSFLLVPAAPWCLQTCYSSSFPPFAFQPSGVKSTYTHWLHWCSANCYLCWFSLCSHNRHCMKRKLRVTRREAQFTSQRTWSMKLRKMIVLLRRQKTYRQKLWQLIILLQQTVENQKQNGINSQKQK; via the exons atgaaAGGAGGGAATGTTCAGATCAACTGGCACGACAACAAGCCGGTCCTAACCCTAGATTGCCACCCGATTCCCGGCACTCTCGCCACTGGAGGCGCTGATTTAGACATCAAG ATGTATTTCAATCAAAATGTCAGATTCTGTTTAGAGCTTTTCAGGCCATATGTTTGTTGCATGAATCCTATGTTCATGACTGGCTTTTCTCGAGTTAGATTTCACCACAAGGATGTGCTCGATATCCTGTGGTCCATTGATGGTGCATATCTCATCTCTGGGTCAGTGGATAATTCTTGCATCATATGGGATGTGATCAAAG GTTCTGTCCATCAGATTCTGGATTCCCATTGCCATTATGTTCAAGCTATGGCATGGGACCCATTGGTCAACTACGTTGCTTCCCTTAGTTCTGATAGGACTTGTCACATTTATGTCAAGAAACCTCAATCAAAAGGGACAGGTGCTGAGAAGGCAAATTATGTTTCTGAGCATGTTATTTTGAAGGCTGAACATCCACTTTCGGATGATTCTAAG TTTGTAAAAAACCATCTCTTTCTTGATGAGACATTGCCATCTTTCTTTCGAAGATTAGCATGGTCACCTCATGGATCTTTTCTGCTTGTTCCAGCAG CTCCCTGGTGCCTGCAAACCTGTTATAGCAGTTCGTTTCCACCCTTTGCTTTTCAGCCTTCGGGGGTCAAATCAACGTACACACACTGGTTACATT GGTGTTCCGCCAATTGCTATCTTTGCTGGTTTTCACTATGTAGCCATAACAGACATTGCATG aaaagaaagttgCGGGTGACAAGAAGAGAAGCCCAGTTCACAAGCCAGAGGACATGGTCAATGAAGCTACGAAAAATGATAGTCCTGTTGAGAAGGCAGAAAACGTACCGACAGAAGCTATGGCAGCTAATAATCTTATTACAACAGACAGTGGAAAATCAAAAGCAGAATGGAATCAACTCACAGAAGCAgaaatga
- the LOC103416160 gene encoding chromatin assembly factor 1 subunit FAS2-like isoform X4: MKGGNVQINWHDNKPVLTLDCHPIPGTLATGGADLDIKMYFNQNVRFCLELFRPYVCCMNPMFMTGFSRVRFHHKDVLDILWSIDGAYLISGSVDNSCIIWDVIKGSVHQILDSHCHYVQAMAWDPLVNYVASLSSDRTCHIYVKKPQSKGTGAEKANYVSEHVILKAEHPLSDDSKFVKNHLFLDETLPSFFRRLAWSPHGSFLLVPAGCSANCYLCWFSLCSHNRHCMKRKLRVTRREAQFTSQRTWSMKLRKMIVLLRRQKTYRQKLWQLIILLQQTVENQKQNGINSQKQK, translated from the exons atgaaAGGAGGGAATGTTCAGATCAACTGGCACGACAACAAGCCGGTCCTAACCCTAGATTGCCACCCGATTCCCGGCACTCTCGCCACTGGAGGCGCTGATTTAGACATCAAG ATGTATTTCAATCAAAATGTCAGATTCTGTTTAGAGCTTTTCAGGCCATATGTTTGTTGCATGAATCCTATGTTCATGACTGGCTTTTCTCGAGTTAGATTTCACCACAAGGATGTGCTCGATATCCTGTGGTCCATTGATGGTGCATATCTCATCTCTGGGTCAGTGGATAATTCTTGCATCATATGGGATGTGATCAAAG GTTCTGTCCATCAGATTCTGGATTCCCATTGCCATTATGTTCAAGCTATGGCATGGGACCCATTGGTCAACTACGTTGCTTCCCTTAGTTCTGATAGGACTTGTCACATTTATGTCAAGAAACCTCAATCAAAAGGGACAGGTGCTGAGAAGGCAAATTATGTTTCTGAGCATGTTATTTTGAAGGCTGAACATCCACTTTCGGATGATTCTAAG TTTGTAAAAAACCATCTCTTTCTTGATGAGACATTGCCATCTTTCTTTCGAAGATTAGCATGGTCACCTCATGGATCTTTTCTGCTTGTTCCAGCAG GGTGTTCCGCCAATTGCTATCTTTGCTGGTTTTCACTATGTAGCCATAACAGACATTGCATG aaaagaaagttgCGGGTGACAAGAAGAGAAGCCCAGTTCACAAGCCAGAGGACATGGTCAATGAAGCTACGAAAAATGATAGTCCTGTTGAGAAGGCAGAAAACGTACCGACAGAAGCTATGGCAGCTAATAATCTTATTACAACAGACAGTGGAAAATCAAAAGCAGAATGGAATCAACTCACAGAAGCAgaaatga
- the LOC103416160 gene encoding chromatin assembly factor 1 subunit FAS2-like isoform X5: protein MKGGNVQINWHDNKPVLTLDCHPIPGTLATGGADLDIKMYFNQNVRFCLELFRPYVCCMNPMFMTGFSRVRFHHKDVLDILWSIDGAYLISGSVDNSCIIWDVIKGSVHQILDSHCHYVQAMAWDPLVNYVASLSSDRTCHIYVKKPQSKGTGAEKANYVSEHVILKAEHPLSDDSKFVKNHLFLDETLPSFFRRLAWSPHGSFLLVPAEEKKVAGDKKRSPVHKPEDMVNEATKNDSPVEKAENVPTEAMAANNLITTDSGKSKAEWNQLTEAEMKGKEVGGEENQSPVEKAR from the exons atgaaAGGAGGGAATGTTCAGATCAACTGGCACGACAACAAGCCGGTCCTAACCCTAGATTGCCACCCGATTCCCGGCACTCTCGCCACTGGAGGCGCTGATTTAGACATCAAG ATGTATTTCAATCAAAATGTCAGATTCTGTTTAGAGCTTTTCAGGCCATATGTTTGTTGCATGAATCCTATGTTCATGACTGGCTTTTCTCGAGTTAGATTTCACCACAAGGATGTGCTCGATATCCTGTGGTCCATTGATGGTGCATATCTCATCTCTGGGTCAGTGGATAATTCTTGCATCATATGGGATGTGATCAAAG GTTCTGTCCATCAGATTCTGGATTCCCATTGCCATTATGTTCAAGCTATGGCATGGGACCCATTGGTCAACTACGTTGCTTCCCTTAGTTCTGATAGGACTTGTCACATTTATGTCAAGAAACCTCAATCAAAAGGGACAGGTGCTGAGAAGGCAAATTATGTTTCTGAGCATGTTATTTTGAAGGCTGAACATCCACTTTCGGATGATTCTAAG TTTGTAAAAAACCATCTCTTTCTTGATGAGACATTGCCATCTTTCTTTCGAAGATTAGCATGGTCACCTCATGGATCTTTTCTGCTTGTTCCAGCAG aagaaaagaaagttgCGGGTGACAAGAAGAGAAGCCCAGTTCACAAGCCAGAGGACATGGTCAATGAAGCTACGAAAAATGATAGTCCTGTTGAGAAGGCAGAAAACGTACCGACAGAAGCTATGGCAGCTAATAATCTTATTACAACAGACAGTGGAAAATCAAAAGCAGAATGGAATCAACTCACAGAAGCAgaaatgaaaggaaaagaagtcgGGGGTGAAGAGAATCAAAGCCCAGTTGAGAAAGCCAGATGA
- the LOC103416160 gene encoding chromatin assembly factor 1 subunit FAS2-like isoform X6 has protein sequence MKGGNVQINWHDNKPVLTLDCHPIPGTLATGGADLDIKMYFNQNVRFCLELFRPYVCCMNPMFMTGFSRVRFHHKDVLDILWSIDGAYLISGSVDNSCIIWDVIKGSVHQILDSHCHYVQAMAWDPLVNYVASLSSDRTCHIYVKKPQSKGTGAEKANYVSEHVILKAEHPLSDDSKFVKNHLFLDETLPSFFRRLAWSPHGSFLLVPAEKKVAGDKKRSPVHKPEDMVNEATKNDSPVEKAENVPTEAMAANNLITTDSGKSKAEWNQLTEAEMKGKEVGGEENQSPVEKAR, from the exons atgaaAGGAGGGAATGTTCAGATCAACTGGCACGACAACAAGCCGGTCCTAACCCTAGATTGCCACCCGATTCCCGGCACTCTCGCCACTGGAGGCGCTGATTTAGACATCAAG ATGTATTTCAATCAAAATGTCAGATTCTGTTTAGAGCTTTTCAGGCCATATGTTTGTTGCATGAATCCTATGTTCATGACTGGCTTTTCTCGAGTTAGATTTCACCACAAGGATGTGCTCGATATCCTGTGGTCCATTGATGGTGCATATCTCATCTCTGGGTCAGTGGATAATTCTTGCATCATATGGGATGTGATCAAAG GTTCTGTCCATCAGATTCTGGATTCCCATTGCCATTATGTTCAAGCTATGGCATGGGACCCATTGGTCAACTACGTTGCTTCCCTTAGTTCTGATAGGACTTGTCACATTTATGTCAAGAAACCTCAATCAAAAGGGACAGGTGCTGAGAAGGCAAATTATGTTTCTGAGCATGTTATTTTGAAGGCTGAACATCCACTTTCGGATGATTCTAAG TTTGTAAAAAACCATCTCTTTCTTGATGAGACATTGCCATCTTTCTTTCGAAGATTAGCATGGTCACCTCATGGATCTTTTCTGCTTGTTCCAGCAG aaaagaaagttgCGGGTGACAAGAAGAGAAGCCCAGTTCACAAGCCAGAGGACATGGTCAATGAAGCTACGAAAAATGATAGTCCTGTTGAGAAGGCAGAAAACGTACCGACAGAAGCTATGGCAGCTAATAATCTTATTACAACAGACAGTGGAAAATCAAAAGCAGAATGGAATCAACTCACAGAAGCAgaaatgaaaggaaaagaagtcgGGGGTGAAGAGAATCAAAGCCCAGTTGAGAAAGCCAGATGA
- the LOC103416160 gene encoding chromatin assembly factor 1 subunit FAS2-like isoform X11 — protein MKGGNVQINWHDNKPVLTLDCHPIPGTLATGGADLDIKMYFNQNVRFCLELFRPYVCCMNPMFMTGFSRVRFHHKDVLDILWSIDGAYLISGSVDNSCIIWDVIKGSVHQILDSHCHYVQAMAWDPLVNYVASLSSDRTCHIYVKKPQSKGTGAEKANYVSEHVILKAEHPLSDDSKFVKNHLFLDETLPSFFRRLAWSPHGSFLLVPAGSYKVSPTTETVNTAYEFSRKDLSSSLVPANLL, from the exons atgaaAGGAGGGAATGTTCAGATCAACTGGCACGACAACAAGCCGGTCCTAACCCTAGATTGCCACCCGATTCCCGGCACTCTCGCCACTGGAGGCGCTGATTTAGACATCAAG ATGTATTTCAATCAAAATGTCAGATTCTGTTTAGAGCTTTTCAGGCCATATGTTTGTTGCATGAATCCTATGTTCATGACTGGCTTTTCTCGAGTTAGATTTCACCACAAGGATGTGCTCGATATCCTGTGGTCCATTGATGGTGCATATCTCATCTCTGGGTCAGTGGATAATTCTTGCATCATATGGGATGTGATCAAAG GTTCTGTCCATCAGATTCTGGATTCCCATTGCCATTATGTTCAAGCTATGGCATGGGACCCATTGGTCAACTACGTTGCTTCCCTTAGTTCTGATAGGACTTGTCACATTTATGTCAAGAAACCTCAATCAAAAGGGACAGGTGCTGAGAAGGCAAATTATGTTTCTGAGCATGTTATTTTGAAGGCTGAACATCCACTTTCGGATGATTCTAAG TTTGTAAAAAACCATCTCTTTCTTGATGAGACATTGCCATCTTTCTTTCGAAGATTAGCATGGTCACCTCATGGATCTTTTCTGCTTGTTCCAGCAG GTTCCTACAAAGTATCACCCACAACAGAAACAGTAAATACTGCTTATGAATTTTCTAGGAAGGACCTTTCAAG CTCCCTGGTGCCTGCAAACCTGTTATAG
- the LOC103416160 gene encoding chromatin assembly factor 1 subunit FAS2-like isoform X10: MKGGNVQINWHDNKPVLTLDCHPIPGTLATGGADLDIKMYFNQNVRFCLELFRPYVCCMNPMFMTGFSRVRFHHKDVLDILWSIDGAYLISGSVDNSCIIWDVIKGSVHQILDSHCHYVQAMAWDPLVNYVASLSSDRTCHIYVKKPQSKGTGAEKANYVSEHVILKAEHPLSDDSKFVKNHLFLDETLPSFFRRLAWSPHGSFLLVPAGSYKVSPTTETVNTAYEFSRKDLSRQGIAFTFWF; encoded by the exons atgaaAGGAGGGAATGTTCAGATCAACTGGCACGACAACAAGCCGGTCCTAACCCTAGATTGCCACCCGATTCCCGGCACTCTCGCCACTGGAGGCGCTGATTTAGACATCAAG ATGTATTTCAATCAAAATGTCAGATTCTGTTTAGAGCTTTTCAGGCCATATGTTTGTTGCATGAATCCTATGTTCATGACTGGCTTTTCTCGAGTTAGATTTCACCACAAGGATGTGCTCGATATCCTGTGGTCCATTGATGGTGCATATCTCATCTCTGGGTCAGTGGATAATTCTTGCATCATATGGGATGTGATCAAAG GTTCTGTCCATCAGATTCTGGATTCCCATTGCCATTATGTTCAAGCTATGGCATGGGACCCATTGGTCAACTACGTTGCTTCCCTTAGTTCTGATAGGACTTGTCACATTTATGTCAAGAAACCTCAATCAAAAGGGACAGGTGCTGAGAAGGCAAATTATGTTTCTGAGCATGTTATTTTGAAGGCTGAACATCCACTTTCGGATGATTCTAAG TTTGTAAAAAACCATCTCTTTCTTGATGAGACATTGCCATCTTTCTTTCGAAGATTAGCATGGTCACCTCATGGATCTTTTCTGCTTGTTCCAGCAG GTTCCTACAAAGTATCACCCACAACAGAAACAGTAAATACTGCTTATGAATTTTCTAGGAAGGACCTTTCAAGGCAAGGCATAGCATTTACATTTTGGTTCTGA
- the LOC103416160 gene encoding uncharacterized protein isoform X7, translating into MYFNQNVRFCLELFRPYVCCMNPMFMTGFSRVRFHHKDVLDILWSIDGAYLISGSVDNSCIIWDVIKGSVHQILDSHCHYVQAMAWDPLVNYVASLSSDRTCHIYVKKPQSKGTGAEKANYVSEHVILKAEHPLSDDSKFVKNHLFLDETLPSFFRRLAWSPHGSFLLVPAAPWCLQTCYSSSFPPFAFQPSGVKSTYTHWLHWCSANCYLCWFSLCSHNRHCMKKRKLRVTRREAQFTSQRTWSMKLRKMIVLLRRQKTYRQKLWQLIILLQQTVENQKQNGINSQKQK; encoded by the exons ATGTATTTCAATCAAAATGTCAGATTCTGTTTAGAGCTTTTCAGGCCATATGTTTGTTGCATGAATCCTATGTTCATGACTGGCTTTTCTCGAGTTAGATTTCACCACAAGGATGTGCTCGATATCCTGTGGTCCATTGATGGTGCATATCTCATCTCTGGGTCAGTGGATAATTCTTGCATCATATGGGATGTGATCAAAG GTTCTGTCCATCAGATTCTGGATTCCCATTGCCATTATGTTCAAGCTATGGCATGGGACCCATTGGTCAACTACGTTGCTTCCCTTAGTTCTGATAGGACTTGTCACATTTATGTCAAGAAACCTCAATCAAAAGGGACAGGTGCTGAGAAGGCAAATTATGTTTCTGAGCATGTTATTTTGAAGGCTGAACATCCACTTTCGGATGATTCTAAG TTTGTAAAAAACCATCTCTTTCTTGATGAGACATTGCCATCTTTCTTTCGAAGATTAGCATGGTCACCTCATGGATCTTTTCTGCTTGTTCCAGCAG CTCCCTGGTGCCTGCAAACCTGTTATAGCAGTTCGTTTCCACCCTTTGCTTTTCAGCCTTCGGGGGTCAAATCAACGTACACACACTGGTTACATT GGTGTTCCGCCAATTGCTATCTTTGCTGGTTTTCACTATGTAGCCATAACAGACATTGCATG aagaaaagaaagttgCGGGTGACAAGAAGAGAAGCCCAGTTCACAAGCCAGAGGACATGGTCAATGAAGCTACGAAAAATGATAGTCCTGTTGAGAAGGCAGAAAACGTACCGACAGAAGCTATGGCAGCTAATAATCTTATTACAACAGACAGTGGAAAATCAAAAGCAGAATGGAATCAACTCACAGAAGCAgaaatga